In Arthrobacter sp. SLBN-83, one DNA window encodes the following:
- a CDS encoding IclR family transcriptional regulator domain-containing protein yields the protein MTDAVRTETQPPQASDQYVQSLARGLSVIRAFDAERPVMTLSEVAARTGLTRATARRFLHTLVELGYVRTDGKTFALTAKVLQLGYAYLSGLSLPQLAQPHLEELSLKLGESTSAAVLDGTDIAYVARVTTRRIMTIGITVGTRFPAYATSMGRVLLAHLPTAELKAYLAAADIKPLTPRALGTVPELLAVLETVRAQGWCLLNQELELGLMSVAAPVYDGAKVVAAVNVSLQAQSVEAKPDPDAYLASVTQEIVATAKLISADLTARG from the coding sequence ATGACCGACGCCGTCCGCACGGAAACCCAGCCCCCGCAGGCCAGCGACCAGTACGTCCAGTCGCTGGCGCGGGGCCTTTCCGTGATCCGTGCCTTCGACGCCGAGCGCCCGGTCATGACACTGTCCGAGGTCGCCGCCCGGACAGGGCTCACGCGCGCCACCGCCCGCCGGTTCCTGCACACCCTGGTGGAACTGGGCTATGTGCGCACGGACGGCAAGACCTTCGCCCTGACGGCCAAGGTCCTCCAGCTGGGCTACGCGTACCTGTCGGGACTGTCCCTGCCGCAGCTCGCGCAGCCGCATCTTGAAGAGTTGTCCCTCAAGCTCGGCGAATCCACTTCCGCTGCAGTGCTGGACGGCACTGATATTGCGTACGTTGCCCGCGTGACCACCCGCCGGATCATGACCATCGGGATCACCGTGGGTACCCGCTTCCCTGCTTATGCCACGTCCATGGGCCGGGTCCTGCTCGCGCACCTGCCCACGGCGGAGCTCAAGGCATACCTGGCGGCCGCGGACATCAAACCGCTCACTCCGCGCGCCCTGGGCACAGTTCCCGAGCTGCTCGCCGTCCTGGAAACCGTTCGCGCACAGGGCTGGTGCCTGCTCAACCAGGAACTGGAACTGGGGCTCATGTCTGTCGCGGCGCCCGTTTATGACGGGGCCAAGGTGGTGGCCGCCGTCAACGTTTCCCTGCAGGCCCAGTCCGTGGAGGCCAAGCCGGATCCGGACGCCTACCTGGCATCAGTCACACAGGAAATCGTGGCCACCGCCAAACTCATTTCCGCAGACCTCACCGCCCGCGGGTAG
- a CDS encoding MFS transporter: MTNIAAGAQAQATPEEQRRLKRAKKAALAAFLGGALEYYDFFIYATAASLVFSKIFFPAGDPTVALIASFATFGVAYVARPFGAVVFGHLGDKIGRKNTLVLTLVLMGSATFLIGALPDFSLAGYWAPALLVVLRLLQGLSAGAETAGASALSTEEAPEGRRGFFASFAMSGISAGIVLASLAFLPVAAMSEADRLAWGWRIPFWLSLVVLIVAYLVRRSLEEPEVFEEKHDHGELVKLPFAKMFQTHPAQFFQVALMSFETVTNTFMQSFGLAYAVSVGVPASTMLWVSILGNVLAVASQPLMARWSDSLGRRPIFIGGVLGSGAMIFVYFWVISTGNIPMIFLTSTLITAGT; encoded by the coding sequence ATGACCAACATCGCAGCAGGAGCCCAGGCCCAGGCGACGCCTGAAGAGCAGCGTCGTCTCAAGCGCGCAAAGAAGGCAGCGTTGGCAGCCTTCCTCGGCGGCGCCCTGGAGTATTACGACTTCTTCATCTATGCCACGGCCGCCTCCCTCGTCTTCTCGAAGATCTTCTTCCCTGCGGGCGACCCCACCGTGGCACTTATCGCCTCCTTCGCCACCTTCGGCGTCGCCTACGTTGCGAGGCCCTTCGGCGCAGTGGTGTTTGGGCACCTGGGTGACAAGATCGGCCGCAAGAACACCCTGGTTCTCACCCTGGTCCTGATGGGCAGCGCCACGTTCCTGATCGGCGCCCTGCCGGACTTCAGCCTGGCAGGCTACTGGGCCCCCGCACTGCTGGTGGTGCTGCGCCTCCTGCAGGGTCTGTCCGCCGGCGCCGAGACCGCCGGGGCATCGGCGTTGTCCACGGAGGAAGCGCCGGAAGGCCGCCGCGGGTTCTTCGCCAGCTTCGCCATGAGCGGCATCTCGGCCGGCATCGTGCTGGCGTCCCTTGCCTTCCTTCCTGTTGCCGCCATGAGCGAGGCAGACCGCCTTGCCTGGGGCTGGAGGATCCCCTTCTGGCTTTCCCTGGTGGTCCTCATCGTCGCGTACCTGGTGCGCCGCTCCCTGGAGGAGCCCGAGGTTTTCGAGGAAAAGCATGACCACGGCGAACTGGTGAAGCTGCCCTTCGCCAAGATGTTCCAGACCCACCCGGCACAGTTCTTCCAGGTGGCGCTGATGTCCTTCGAGACCGTCACCAACACGTTCATGCAGTCCTTTGGCCTTGCCTATGCGGTGTCGGTGGGTGTCCCGGCTTCCACCATGCTCTGGGTGAGCATCCTGGGCAATGTGCTGGCGGTCGCCAGCCAGCCCCTGATGGCACGGTGGTCGGACAGCCTTGGCCGGCGTCCCATCTTCATCGGGGGCGTGCTCGGTTCCGGCGCCATGATCTTTGTCTACTTCTGGGTGATCTCCACCGGGAACATCCCCATGATCTTTTTGACCAGCACACTGATTACGGCCGGAACCTAG
- a CDS encoding shikimate dehydrogenase family protein produces the protein MEPRTHASRLVLIGSAASQAMSPALWNPVLARLGNGWRYEAWDVPPDGDLAQVRKNLLAPDTVAANVTMPHKHWAAETADAADESVRLSGACNLLVRSGERLEAHNTDITAARKLLGPGYQRHALLLGAGGAARAALISIRENVGAVSITDRDPRASAELLVLARQLGLDAHAITWEQAGDAAPDASLIVNATPIGKSTSDPAAWGGAALAPDAVLYDFVYARHTTPSVARAKALGIRCIDGWDHLREQAVAMVPLLGLNGEAGVLLQESLVRLRHTH, from the coding sequence ATGGAACCGCGAACTCACGCTTCCCGCCTGGTCCTGATCGGGTCGGCGGCCTCCCAGGCCATGTCACCCGCGCTGTGGAACCCCGTCCTGGCCCGGCTGGGCAACGGCTGGAGGTACGAGGCGTGGGATGTGCCGCCGGATGGCGACCTTGCACAGGTCCGTAAAAATCTCCTGGCTCCGGATACGGTGGCCGCCAACGTGACCATGCCGCATAAGCATTGGGCGGCGGAAACCGCGGATGCTGCCGACGAGTCCGTGAGGCTGAGCGGTGCCTGCAACCTGCTGGTGCGTTCAGGTGAAAGGCTGGAGGCCCACAACACCGACATTACTGCTGCCCGGAAATTGCTTGGGCCCGGCTACCAGCGCCACGCCCTCCTGCTCGGGGCAGGGGGAGCGGCCCGCGCGGCCCTCATATCCATCCGGGAAAACGTGGGGGCCGTGTCCATCACGGACCGCGATCCCCGTGCGTCCGCCGAGCTGCTTGTACTCGCGCGCCAACTGGGCCTCGACGCGCATGCCATTACGTGGGAGCAGGCCGGGGATGCCGCTCCTGATGCCTCCCTGATCGTCAATGCCACGCCCATCGGAAAAAGCACCTCCGACCCGGCGGCCTGGGGTGGTGCTGCCTTGGCGCCCGACGCCGTCCTGTATGACTTCGTCTACGCCCGCCACACCACCCCCAGCGTGGCCCGCGCAAAGGCCTTGGGTATCCGGTGCATCGACGGGTGGGACCACCTGCGGGAGCAGGCGGTGGCCATGGTGCCCCTCCTGGGACTGAACGGAGAAGCAGGCGTGTTGTTGCAGGAATCCCTGGTCCGGCTCCGGCATACGCATTAG
- a CDS encoding IclR family transcriptional regulator domain-containing protein produces MEEQAGYFVKSVEKAFDVLLAFTPDQPRLTVSQVAARTDMTRASARRFLLTLSDLGYLRAVGAAFELTARSLDVGRSYLAALTLPKVAEPHLRDLAAELNETTSLCILDGGDVVYVACVPSPRLLSVSITVGTRFPAWATSMGRVLLAGLPAPQLEEYLHSVRLQRFTDRSIGSVEDLRGEVEAARARGWCMVSQELEEGLRGVAVPVWRGHEVVAAANVSLQTHRAAAQDIEAAVLPQLMETARRIALDYGGPAVRAVQPT; encoded by the coding sequence GTGGAGGAGCAGGCAGGCTACTTCGTTAAGTCGGTTGAGAAGGCTTTTGACGTCCTGCTCGCCTTTACCCCGGACCAGCCCCGGCTTACCGTCTCGCAGGTTGCGGCCCGGACGGACATGACGCGGGCTTCGGCCCGGCGCTTCCTGCTTACGCTCTCCGACCTTGGCTACCTCCGGGCTGTCGGGGCGGCCTTCGAGCTGACCGCGCGTTCCCTGGACGTGGGCAGGTCCTATCTGGCCGCACTGACCTTGCCCAAGGTGGCCGAGCCACACCTGAGGGACTTGGCGGCGGAGCTTAACGAGACAACGTCCCTGTGCATCCTCGACGGCGGCGACGTGGTCTACGTGGCCTGCGTTCCTTCTCCGCGCCTGCTGAGCGTGTCCATCACGGTGGGCACCCGCTTCCCCGCCTGGGCCACCTCCATGGGCCGGGTCCTCCTTGCCGGGCTGCCTGCGCCGCAGCTGGAGGAATACCTCCACTCGGTCCGGCTCCAGCGCTTCACGGACCGCTCCATCGGCAGCGTGGAGGACCTGCGCGGCGAAGTGGAAGCGGCAAGGGCCAGGGGCTGGTGCATGGTTTCACAAGAACTCGAGGAAGGCCTTCGGGGCGTGGCCGTCCCGGTGTGGCGCGGACATGAGGTTGTGGCCGCGGCCAACGTCTCGCTGCAGACGCACCGGGCCGCGGCCCAGGACATCGAAGCGGCAGTCCTGCCCCAGCTGATGGAAACCGCCCGCCGCATTGCCCTTGATTACGGCGGTCCCGCCGTTCGTGCCGTTCAACCCACCTGA
- a CDS encoding GntR family transcriptional regulator, with protein MDTVDGAGRALTAVELAELLRTAIVSGELVPNQRLVEGDLAAEYGASRGNIRVALSELSVEGLVERVQNRGARVRAVSVEEAVEITEVRAALEALCARKAAERATEKDIVELQDLAARMKDAVERGDRESYSEGNQAMHEKIIAMSAQQTAAATIQRLRGQAVRFQFRLARQPGRPAVSLPQHLAIIDAVCAHDPDAAAETMRLHLESVADAIRASNK; from the coding sequence GTGGACACCGTGGATGGAGCGGGCCGGGCCCTCACTGCCGTTGAGCTTGCAGAACTCCTGCGCACCGCCATTGTCAGCGGGGAGCTCGTGCCCAACCAGCGCCTGGTGGAAGGCGACCTTGCCGCCGAGTACGGGGCCAGTCGGGGAAACATCCGGGTTGCCCTCTCGGAGCTGAGTGTCGAAGGCCTCGTGGAGCGTGTCCAGAACCGGGGAGCGCGGGTGCGTGCAGTCTCTGTGGAGGAAGCGGTGGAAATCACCGAGGTGCGGGCCGCCCTGGAGGCGCTCTGTGCCCGCAAGGCTGCCGAACGGGCCACCGAGAAGGACATCGTTGAGCTGCAGGACCTGGCAGCCCGGATGAAGGATGCCGTGGAGCGGGGAGACCGCGAGTCCTACTCGGAAGGCAACCAGGCGATGCACGAAAAAATCATCGCCATGAGTGCGCAGCAGACCGCCGCAGCAACCATCCAGCGGCTGCGGGGACAGGCAGTCAGGTTCCAATTCCGCCTTGCCCGCCAGCCGGGCCGCCCGGCCGTCTCCCTGCCGCAGCACCTCGCCATCATTGATGCCGTCTGTGCCCATGACCCGGATGCGGCGGCAGAAACCATGCGGCTCCATCTCGAAAGCGTGGCGGACGCCATCCGCGCCAGCAACAAATAG
- a CDS encoding Re/Si-specific NAD(P)(+) transhydrogenase subunit alpha encodes MKLGIPRERREGERRVAATPDTVKQLAGMGLEVLVETGAGDGAGHADPGYQNAGAAVVPQLDLAALDILAHVRPLDLHTAASLKRGAVTVGLASPSSELPGVQALADSGVTSFALELVPRISRAQSMDALTSQALVAGYRCVLEAAIRLPRFFPLYMTAAGTIPPARVLVLGAGVAGLQAIGTAKRLGARVFANDIRPASADEVASMGGTFIRLDLETAEAAGGYARQLSSDAGTRQRQLLAPHVAQSDVLITTAAVPGRPAPLLVTREMVQGMRPGSVVVDLAAESGGNVEGSVPGQDIPIPTADGTGHITLVGLKDPASAMASDASRLYAKNVANLLALLVRDGTLTLNFDDEVVAGACLTHAGEVRHKATAELLAARAQASTAGAAAAARQEGAL; translated from the coding sequence GTGAAGCTGGGGATTCCGCGGGAACGGCGGGAGGGTGAGCGGCGCGTGGCCGCCACCCCGGACACCGTCAAACAGCTGGCCGGGATGGGACTGGAGGTCCTGGTGGAAACCGGGGCTGGGGATGGTGCCGGGCACGCAGACCCCGGGTACCAAAATGCCGGCGCCGCGGTGGTCCCGCAACTGGACCTGGCCGCCCTGGACATCCTGGCCCACGTCCGCCCCCTTGACCTTCACACCGCCGCATCCCTCAAAAGGGGCGCTGTTACCGTAGGGCTCGCGTCGCCGTCGTCCGAACTGCCGGGTGTGCAGGCGCTCGCGGACAGCGGAGTGACCTCCTTCGCGCTGGAACTGGTGCCGCGCATTTCCCGTGCCCAGTCCATGGACGCCCTGACGTCGCAGGCGCTGGTGGCCGGGTACCGCTGCGTGCTGGAGGCCGCCATCCGGCTGCCGCGGTTCTTCCCCCTGTACATGACCGCCGCCGGAACCATTCCGCCGGCCCGCGTCCTGGTGCTCGGCGCGGGCGTTGCAGGGCTGCAGGCCATCGGCACCGCAAAGCGCCTGGGTGCCCGCGTCTTCGCCAACGACATCCGCCCCGCCTCCGCGGACGAAGTGGCGTCCATGGGCGGCACGTTCATCCGGCTGGACCTCGAGACGGCGGAGGCGGCAGGCGGCTATGCCCGGCAGTTGAGCTCCGACGCCGGCACCCGGCAGCGGCAGCTGCTGGCACCCCACGTGGCGCAATCAGACGTCTTGATTACGACGGCGGCAGTCCCCGGGCGGCCCGCGCCCCTTTTGGTGACACGGGAGATGGTGCAGGGCATGCGCCCGGGATCGGTCGTCGTGGACCTCGCCGCCGAGTCGGGCGGCAATGTGGAGGGCTCGGTGCCGGGCCAGGACATTCCCATTCCCACCGCCGACGGCACCGGACACATCACCCTGGTGGGGCTGAAGGACCCGGCCTCCGCGATGGCGTCCGATGCCTCCCGCCTCTACGCCAAGAACGTGGCCAACCTGCTGGCGCTGCTGGTCCGCGACGGCACCCTCACGCTGAATTTCGATGACGAAGTGGTGGCTGGTGCCTGCCTCACCCACGCCGGGGAGGTGCGGCACAAAGCCACGGCCGAATTGCTGGCGGCACGGGCGCAGGCCTCAACAGCCGGTGCCGCTGCCGCCGCCCGGCAGGAAGGAGCGCTCTGA
- a CDS encoding NAD(P) transhydrogenase subunit alpha, which produces MAGIALLTITVLAVFVGFEVVSKVSSTLHTPLMSGANAIHGIILVGAVIVAGQAADPWVLAVALLAVVLATANLVGGFVVTDRMLHMFHGKKDVATKAGGK; this is translated from the coding sequence ATGGCCGGAATCGCACTGCTGACCATTACGGTGCTGGCGGTGTTCGTCGGCTTCGAGGTGGTATCCAAGGTCTCCAGCACTTTGCATACCCCGCTGATGTCCGGCGCCAATGCCATCCACGGCATCATCCTGGTGGGTGCCGTCATCGTGGCCGGCCAGGCAGCCGACCCGTGGGTGCTCGCCGTGGCGCTGCTCGCCGTCGTCCTTGCCACCGCCAACCTGGTGGGTGGCTTCGTGGTGACGGACCGGATGCTGCACATGTTCCACGGCAAGAAGGACGTAGCCACCAAGGCAGGCGGCAAATGA
- a CDS encoding NAD(P)(+) transhydrogenase (Re/Si-specific) subunit beta, giving the protein MSLLNPVWTSLLYLAAAVCFILALRGLSSPRTARRGNLVGALGALIAVVTVFLSARLENTPWILAAIAVGSAVAAPVARRVKMTQMPQLVALFNGVGGGAAALVALLELGHAEDPWVRVAIVFTLLVGAVSFAGSGVTFAKLQELMTTRPVVFPGLPVVMALVLLAAVAAAVAVVLTASLPLAVVLLVLGLAAGVLLVLPVGGADVPIVISLLNAFTGLAVAASGLVLGNVLLVVAGTLVGASGTILTRAMAAAMGRSVAGILFGAFRGGSTAGSTAVSERPVRSSSPEDVAVLLGYAQRVIIVPGYGLAVAQGQHTAAELAQALEARGIEVDFAIHPVAGRMPGHMNVLLAEANVPYESLKEMGEINPEFKTTDVALVVGANDVVNPAAKTSSGSPIYGMPILEVAEARQVVFLKRSMRPGFAGIENDLLYEPQTSLLFGDAKDSLAQVLGAVKAL; this is encoded by the coding sequence ATGAGCCTCCTCAATCCCGTCTGGACCTCCCTGCTCTACCTCGCCGCGGCGGTCTGCTTCATCCTGGCGCTGCGCGGGCTCAGCTCACCGCGCACCGCCCGCCGCGGAAACCTGGTGGGCGCACTCGGGGCGCTGATCGCCGTCGTCACCGTCTTCCTGTCCGCCCGGCTGGAGAACACCCCCTGGATCCTGGCCGCCATCGCCGTCGGCTCGGCAGTGGCGGCACCGGTGGCGCGCCGCGTGAAGATGACGCAGATGCCGCAGCTGGTGGCCCTGTTCAACGGGGTGGGCGGCGGCGCGGCCGCCCTGGTGGCACTCCTGGAACTGGGCCATGCGGAGGACCCGTGGGTGCGGGTGGCCATCGTATTCACGCTCCTGGTGGGCGCGGTGTCCTTCGCCGGCTCCGGCGTCACGTTCGCCAAGCTGCAGGAACTGATGACCACCCGGCCGGTGGTGTTCCCCGGGCTGCCGGTGGTGATGGCCCTGGTCCTGCTCGCCGCCGTGGCCGCGGCGGTGGCAGTGGTGCTTACTGCTTCGTTGCCGCTTGCGGTGGTGCTGCTGGTCCTGGGCCTTGCCGCGGGTGTCCTGCTCGTGCTGCCGGTGGGCGGTGCGGACGTGCCCATTGTCATCTCGCTGCTGAACGCCTTCACCGGCCTCGCCGTCGCTGCCTCCGGCCTGGTACTGGGCAACGTCCTGCTGGTGGTGGCCGGCACCCTGGTGGGCGCCTCCGGCACCATCCTCACCCGTGCCATGGCCGCGGCCATGGGCCGGAGTGTAGCGGGCATCCTGTTCGGCGCCTTCCGGGGAGGTTCGACGGCGGGATCCACCGCCGTGAGCGAGCGTCCGGTCCGCTCGTCCTCACCGGAGGACGTGGCGGTCCTGCTGGGGTACGCCCAGCGGGTGATCATCGTCCCCGGCTACGGCCTGGCGGTGGCCCAGGGCCAGCACACCGCCGCCGAACTGGCCCAGGCACTCGAAGCGCGGGGCATCGAGGTGGATTTCGCCATCCACCCGGTGGCCGGCCGCATGCCGGGCCATATGAACGTGCTCCTGGCGGAGGCCAACGTGCCCTACGAGTCGCTGAAGGAGATGGGCGAGATCAATCCGGAGTTCAAGACCACCGATGTGGCGCTGGTGGTGGGCGCCAACGATGTGGTGAACCCGGCCGCCAAGACCTCCTCGGGCTCGCCGATTTACGGGATGCCCATCCTGGAAGTCGCGGAGGCGCGGCAGGTGGTGTTCCTGAAGCGCTCCATGCGGCCGGGGTTCGCCGGGATCGAAAACGACCTGCTGTATGAGCCGCAGACGTCGCTGCTGTTCGGTGACGCCAAGGACTCGCTGGCGCAGGTTCTGGGCGCGGTCAAGGCCCTGTAG
- a CDS encoding diacylglycerol/lipid kinase family protein: MQKLAFHLPFEDAMTETSSTPSPKRAAVVINPAKTVDIDVRELMAKHCEENGWGETLWFETTEEDPGVGQAKEALAQGADLIIAAGGDGTVRCVAEVLAGGDIPMGLLPLGTGNLLARNLGIDVTDYDGALSGALVGTERKIDVVRARRNDPDKEQLFLVMAGMGYDATIMADTNQELKHKVGWLAYVDAGIRNLPGKPVKATVTIDGKRVVHRGVRSVMVGNCGKVQGGLEIFPEAKIDDGLLDIAVLAPHHGKLGWLSVLAGIIGKGKNKDTAVEYFQGKSVEITLEHKDDYQLDGDHEGQGKHVLMTMEPGALTLRM, from the coding sequence ATTCAGAAGCTTGCTTTCCATCTCCCATTTGAGGACGCCATGACTGAGACCAGCTCCACCCCTTCGCCCAAACGCGCCGCCGTCGTCATCAACCCGGCCAAGACGGTGGACATAGACGTGCGCGAGTTGATGGCCAAGCACTGCGAGGAGAACGGCTGGGGCGAAACCCTCTGGTTCGAGACCACGGAGGAGGACCCCGGCGTCGGCCAGGCCAAGGAAGCCCTGGCCCAGGGCGCGGACCTCATCATCGCGGCCGGTGGTGACGGAACCGTCCGCTGCGTGGCCGAGGTCCTTGCCGGCGGGGACATCCCCATGGGCCTGCTGCCGCTGGGCACCGGAAACCTGCTGGCACGCAACCTGGGCATCGACGTGACTGACTATGACGGCGCCCTGTCAGGTGCGCTGGTCGGTACTGAGCGGAAAATCGACGTGGTCCGCGCCCGCCGGAACGACCCCGACAAGGAGCAGCTGTTCCTGGTCATGGCCGGCATGGGCTACGACGCCACCATCATGGCGGACACCAACCAGGAACTGAAGCACAAGGTGGGCTGGCTGGCCTACGTGGACGCGGGCATCCGCAACCTGCCGGGAAAGCCGGTCAAGGCAACTGTAACCATTGACGGCAAGCGGGTTGTCCACCGCGGCGTACGCAGCGTGATGGTGGGCAACTGCGGCAAGGTCCAGGGCGGCCTGGAGATTTTCCCCGAGGCCAAGATCGACGACGGGCTGCTGGATATTGCCGTCCTGGCGCCGCACCACGGCAAGCTGGGCTGGCTGTCCGTGCTGGCCGGCATCATCGGCAAGGGCAAGAACAAGGACACCGCCGTGGAGTACTTCCAGGGCAAGAGCGTTGAAATCACCCTGGAGCACAAGGACGACTACCAGCTGGACGGCGACCACGAGGGTCAGGGCAAGCACGTGCTCATGACCATGGAGCCCGGTGCCCTGACGCTGCGGATGTAG
- a CDS encoding maleate cis-trans isomerase family protein produces MPATTRPRRIGMIVPSSNTCLEPQTYRILGSRTDVTVHFTRIPVTRIALDDSSDRQFDPAVMRQAAQLLATADVDVIAWNGTSGSWLGSAHDQDLAGGITDATGIPATTSTLAYLEAFRAFGTERIGLFTPYTEDVNHQVIASYEREGIKTVDHRGLGLSDNESFARVSDDEMRPGSLELAAAAPDALVYLCTNLYGANITAEIEEATGVPVLDSVAVTLWHALKLAGAPLLERRWGKLLG; encoded by the coding sequence ATGCCTGCAACCACCCGCCCCCGCAGGATCGGCATGATCGTGCCGTCCTCCAACACCTGCCTGGAACCCCAGACGTACCGCATCCTGGGCAGCCGCACCGATGTCACGGTGCACTTCACCCGGATCCCGGTCACCCGGATCGCGCTTGACGATTCCTCGGACCGGCAGTTCGACCCTGCCGTCATGCGCCAGGCGGCACAGCTGCTGGCGACGGCGGACGTGGACGTGATTGCCTGGAACGGCACGTCAGGCTCGTGGCTGGGTTCGGCCCACGACCAGGACCTGGCCGGCGGAATCACGGACGCCACCGGGATCCCGGCCACCACCTCCACGCTGGCCTACCTGGAAGCGTTCCGGGCTTTCGGCACCGAGCGGATCGGCCTTTTCACGCCGTACACGGAGGACGTGAACCACCAGGTCATCGCGTCCTACGAGCGTGAAGGCATTAAGACGGTGGACCACCGGGGGCTGGGCCTGAGCGACAACGAGTCCTTTGCCCGGGTCAGCGACGACGAAATGCGCCCAGGTTCCCTGGAGCTCGCCGCTGCGGCCCCGGATGCGCTGGTGTACTTATGCACCAACCTGTACGGGGCCAACATCACGGCGGAGATCGAGGAAGCCACCGGGGTTCCCGTGCTGGACTCCGTGGCGGTCACCCTCTGGCACGCCCTGAAGCTGGCCGGCGCGCCGCTGCTGGAGCGGCGCTGGGGCAAGCTGCTGGGCTGA
- a CDS encoding amidohydrolase family protein, producing MSHQPDLIIANATVVNSTGRQEAHILVHHGKITELIDAAQPVPAADRTIDATGKLVIPGGVDGHCHVAQVTGRFRTLDDYRTTSTAALWGGTTTIIDFGIPRDAQETPLAAVLHKKELATQSRCDVALHGAVVSWDETVPWQLEQLAAEGVRSVKMYTTNRGTTMADGDTILKVMREMVRLDGLAYIHAEHDPIITDCTEQHAQDGRIGIEHLHRTRPELAEEISVKETLAMAEYTGAPVYFVHQSTPGAVDLVSQARERGIDAYSETCPHYVTLDDSVYASTFPEWFACCPPMRCPETVAALKERLAAGAIHTMSSDHSCYDLSQKRERTDDVRAMPHGLPGVETRMPVTFTAMTSAGASVEQFVSAFAAEPARINAVPGKGRIAEGFDADLVVFDPAEERTVNGAALHMGTDFSPFDGKALTGWPAVVVSNGRVVLDADGFHDPGAAGRFLHRNGFRQHQSASDAAHLPAAAL from the coding sequence ATGTCCCACCAGCCAGACCTCATCATTGCCAACGCAACCGTGGTGAACAGCACCGGCCGCCAGGAAGCCCACATCCTGGTGCACCACGGAAAGATCACCGAACTCATCGACGCCGCCCAGCCGGTACCCGCGGCGGACCGCACCATCGACGCCACGGGCAAGCTCGTGATTCCCGGCGGCGTGGACGGACACTGCCATGTGGCCCAGGTGACCGGACGCTTCCGCACCCTGGACGACTACCGCACCACCTCTACGGCCGCTCTGTGGGGCGGCACCACCACGATCATCGACTTCGGTATTCCCCGGGATGCCCAGGAAACCCCACTGGCCGCCGTCCTGCACAAGAAGGAACTGGCCACCCAGTCCCGCTGCGACGTGGCCCTGCACGGCGCCGTGGTCAGCTGGGACGAGACGGTGCCGTGGCAGCTGGAGCAGCTGGCTGCCGAGGGCGTCCGCTCGGTGAAGATGTACACCACCAACCGCGGCACCACCATGGCCGACGGCGACACCATCCTCAAGGTCATGCGGGAAATGGTGCGGCTGGACGGCCTGGCCTACATCCATGCCGAGCACGACCCCATCATCACCGACTGCACAGAACAGCACGCCCAGGACGGCCGGATCGGCATTGAACACCTGCACCGGACCCGGCCCGAGCTGGCCGAGGAGATCTCCGTGAAGGAAACCCTGGCGATGGCCGAATACACGGGGGCGCCGGTGTACTTCGTCCACCAGTCAACGCCCGGCGCCGTTGACCTGGTATCGCAGGCGCGGGAGCGCGGGATTGACGCCTACTCCGAAACCTGCCCGCACTACGTCACGCTGGACGACTCCGTCTACGCCTCCACCTTCCCCGAGTGGTTTGCCTGCTGCCCGCCCATGCGCTGCCCGGAAACGGTGGCGGCCCTGAAGGAGCGGCTGGCGGCCGGCGCCATCCACACCATGTCCTCGGACCACTCCTGCTACGACCTGTCCCAGAAGCGCGAACGCACCGATGACGTGCGCGCCATGCCGCACGGGCTCCCCGGCGTGGAGACGCGCATGCCGGTCACCTTCACCGCGATGACGTCCGCCGGAGCCAGCGTGGAACAATTTGTCAGTGCCTTCGCCGCCGAACCTGCCCGGATCAACGCCGTCCCCGGCAAGGGCCGCATCGCCGAGGGGTTCGACGCCGACCTGGTGGTTTTCGATCCCGCCGAGGAACGCACCGTCAACGGCGCAGCCCTGCACATGGGGACCGACTTCTCCCCCTTCGACGGGAAGGCACTCACGGGCTGGCCCGCCGTCGTGGTTTCCAACGGCCGCGTGGTCCTGGATGCGGACGGCTTCCACGATCCCGGCGCCGCAGGCCGCTTTCTCCACCGCAACGGCTTCCGGCAGCACCAGTCCGCCTCCGACGCCGCCCACCTGCCCGCCGCCGCCCTCTAG